Proteins from one Pseudomonas sp. KBS0710 genomic window:
- a CDS encoding EscU/YscU/HrcU family type III secretion system export apparatus switch protein — translation MADTSEEKSQPATDKKLSDARKKGQVAKSQDLVSGMVILFCTLCISILAPRAMAQVTALIDLTALIYIEPFASVWPRVLDHAEQLIIGITLPVMAVTTGVVILTNIITMRGFVFSVDPIKPEFKRINPAEGMKKIFALRNLVEFIKGLVKVHVLAIAFYVVGKHALQALMESSRCGAECMESTFFLVLKPLVFTVLCAFITVGAVDVLMQRWLFGRDMKMTRSETKRERKDIDGDPLIKSERRRQRNEMQALATKLGLGRASMMIGTTDGWVIGVRYVRGETPVPVIVCRAAPEEALLMLQEAYDLGIPHAPDRALAAEIARRTVPGDPVPDASFQAVADWLVAARLI, via the coding sequence ATGGCCGATACCAGCGAAGAAAAATCCCAGCCGGCCACGGACAAAAAGCTCAGCGACGCGCGCAAGAAAGGCCAGGTCGCCAAGAGCCAGGACCTGGTGTCGGGCATGGTCATTCTGTTCTGCACCCTGTGCATCTCGATCCTGGCGCCACGGGCCATGGCCCAGGTGACGGCGCTGATCGACCTGACCGCGCTGATCTATATCGAGCCGTTTGCCAGCGTGTGGCCGCGAGTGCTGGACCATGCCGAGCAGTTGATCATCGGTATTACCTTGCCCGTGATGGCGGTGACCACCGGGGTGGTGATCCTGACCAATATCATCACCATGCGCGGCTTTGTGTTTTCGGTGGACCCGATCAAGCCGGAGTTCAAACGCATCAACCCGGCGGAGGGCATGAAGAAGATTTTCGCCCTGCGCAACCTGGTGGAATTCATCAAAGGCCTGGTCAAGGTGCACGTGTTGGCGATTGCGTTCTATGTGGTTGGCAAGCACGCGCTGCAGGCGCTGATGGAGTCTTCGCGTTGCGGCGCCGAATGCATGGAATCAACATTTTTTCTGGTGCTCAAGCCGCTGGTATTTACCGTGTTGTGCGCCTTTATCACCGTGGGCGCGGTGGACGTACTGATGCAGCGCTGGCTGTTCGGCCGCGACATGAAAATGACCCGCAGCGAAACCAAGCGCGAACGCAAGGACATCGACGGCGACCCGCTGATCAAGAGCGAACGCCGGCGCCAGCGCAATGAAATGCAGGCGTTGGCGACCAAACTGGGGTTGGGCCGGGCGTCGATGATGATCGGCACGACCGATGGCTGGGTGATCGGCGTGCGCTATGTGCGCGGCGAAACGCCGGTGCCGGTTATTGTGTGCCGCGCCGCGCCGGAGGAGGCATTGTTGATGTTGCAGGAGGCTTACGACTTGGGCATCCCGCACGCGCCGGACCGGGCCTTGGCGGCGGAGATTGCGCGCAGAACCGTACCCGGCGACCCGGTGCCGGATGCTTCATTCCAGGCCGTGGCGGATTGGCTGGTCGCGGCCCGCCTGATTTGA
- the sctT gene encoding type III secretion system export apparatus subunit SctT, with amino-acid sequence MDASLTAQFLEVAYPVISAASLAACRAMGVVVITPAFNRLGLTGMIRGCVAVAISIPMFFPVFDALTHMPEHGSVFIAGLLIKEFLIGILIGLLFGIPFWAAEVAGELVDLQRGSTMAQLVDPLSTGESSVMSTLLTVMLITLFFMSGGFILMVDGYYHSYQLWPVTSFTPVFASSALLAVLSILDQIMRVGVLMVSPLLIALLVTDLMLAYLSRMAPNLHIFDLSLPVKNLFFSILMVIYIGFLIPLMLDQLAEFRGTVELLKTLAGME; translated from the coding sequence ATGGATGCCAGCCTGACCGCGCAGTTCCTGGAAGTCGCCTACCCGGTAATCAGTGCTGCCTCGCTCGCCGCCTGCCGGGCCATGGGCGTGGTGGTGATCACCCCGGCGTTCAACCGCCTGGGCCTCACCGGCATGATTCGCGGCTGTGTGGCCGTGGCGATTTCCATCCCGATGTTCTTTCCGGTGTTCGATGCGCTGACCCACATGCCCGAACACGGCAGCGTGTTTATTGCCGGCTTGCTGATCAAGGAGTTCCTGATCGGGATTCTTATCGGCCTGCTGTTCGGCATTCCGTTCTGGGCGGCGGAAGTGGCGGGGGAGTTGGTCGACCTGCAACGCGGCTCGACCATGGCGCAACTGGTGGACCCGCTCTCCACCGGGGAATCGAGCGTGATGTCGACCTTGCTCACGGTGATGTTGATCACGCTGTTCTTTATGTCCGGCGGTTTTATCCTGATGGTCGACGGCTATTACCACAGCTATCAGTTATGGCCGGTAACCTCGTTTACTCCAGTATTTGCCAGCTCGGCGTTGCTGGCGGTGCTGTCGATCCTCGATCAGATCATGCGGGTGGGCGTGCTGATGGTCTCGCCGTTGCTGATCGCGTTGCTGGTCACCGACTTGATGCTCGCGTACCTGTCGCGGATGGCGCCGAACCTGCATATTTTCGATTTGTCGCTGCCGGTGAAAAACCTGTTTTTCTCGATCCTGATGGTGATCTACATCGGCTTTTTGATCCCGCTGATGCTCGACCAACTGGCCGAGTTTCGTGGCACCGTCGAGCTGCTTAAAACCCTGGCAGGCATGGAGTAG
- a CDS encoding winged helix-turn-helix domain-containing protein yields the protein MSSSKNHAVSLMDTDHPTPAAAEHVLGFGPFLLLARQHVLLRNGEPVSLGSRALYLLIALATRAGELLEKTELIAFAWPKVVVEECNLRAQIVALRRALGDDGNFSYIVTVPGRGYRFVAPVTVQTAGEESLPVLFARTEEPALHVPSCEVIGRDSLISSLAEQLLSQRFVTLTGPGGIGKTTVATAVAQRLAHEFKLDTCFVDLAPATSGQWVAGMLASALGIQTISTEPLPTIAAALAERRLLLVLDNCEHVLPAAADAVETLLRCAPQCYVLTTSREPLRADGERVHDLAPLEVPDEGSRLNADEALAWSGVRLFVERVRALDPGFVFNDNDVAAVCAICRKLDSNALAIEIAAARVRTFGVQDLVGLLDGSFRLQMTGRRTALARHRTLSATLDWTYSMLSGEEQAMLRQLAVFTGSFTLDAVKAMTASSSLDPRNALPLLESLMDKSLLIAGEAQLLKRYRLLETTRAYALEKLEEHGEVNSTSRRHAHYALGVLQEAGQTLDGLSPDTWIALYGPENSTIRSALEWAYSASGELPLAIELTLGGVPLWLRLSRVSECRTWVDKGLASDAVAPLAVRQRMLLQTALASVLMLTYGTGAEMREAWRQVREDARDLGDAEHKMRALWGLWTDRCGCNQYTEALELAERYIALNSSGNQQLLGKRMRAVALFHMGDLLGARQNIDEALGSPSAPRSHIIDVHFDQRIAARCLKAKVQLLEGDVDPALRLIASCVDDAVSLDHPATLWYTLCLGALPLALLASNLPKLRYYLGLLQSSTARQDLPIWRQFRLCFENILLIREGSPETGVPQLGEALHHLQSQGDSQLYSLLRCEYVLGLARLGLEKLALEVLEDTLQLAVGRHERWFVPQMLRIKAQLILRQGSYGAVDKAKVLLRQAWVDAQLAGAHFWRAQIATDLARLQEPKLRIAALPRFQHR from the coding sequence ATGAGCTCGAGCAAGAACCACGCAGTGTCCTTGATGGACACCGATCACCCGACCCCGGCAGCCGCCGAGCATGTCCTGGGCTTTGGCCCCTTCCTGTTACTGGCCAGGCAGCACGTACTGCTGCGTAACGGTGAGCCGGTCAGCCTGGGGAGCCGCGCCCTCTACCTGTTGATCGCCCTGGCCACCCGCGCCGGCGAATTACTGGAGAAGACCGAACTGATCGCCTTCGCCTGGCCCAAGGTGGTGGTGGAGGAATGCAACCTGCGTGCGCAGATCGTCGCATTGCGCCGGGCACTGGGCGACGATGGCAACTTCAGTTATATCGTCACCGTGCCGGGGCGCGGTTACCGCTTTGTGGCGCCGGTGACCGTGCAAACCGCCGGCGAAGAAAGCTTGCCGGTGCTCTTTGCACGCACCGAAGAGCCTGCGCTGCACGTGCCGTCCTGCGAGGTCATTGGCCGCGACAGCCTGATTTCAAGCCTTGCCGAACAATTGCTCAGCCAGCGCTTCGTCACCCTCACCGGCCCCGGCGGCATCGGCAAGACCACCGTGGCCACCGCCGTGGCGCAGCGGCTGGCGCATGAATTCAAGCTTGACACCTGCTTCGTCGACCTGGCGCCCGCCACCAGCGGGCAATGGGTGGCCGGCATGCTCGCCAGCGCCCTGGGTATCCAGACCATCAGCACTGAACCGCTGCCGACCATCGCCGCCGCTTTGGCCGAACGCCGCCTGCTGCTGGTACTGGATAACTGCGAGCACGTATTGCCGGCCGCCGCCGACGCGGTGGAAACCCTGCTGCGCTGCGCCCCGCAATGTTATGTACTGACCACCAGCCGCGAGCCGCTGCGCGCCGACGGCGAACGGGTGCATGACCTGGCGCCGCTGGAAGTGCCCGACGAAGGCAGCCGCCTCAACGCCGACGAGGCACTGGCCTGGTCCGGCGTGCGCCTGTTTGTAGAGCGCGTACGCGCCCTCGACCCTGGTTTTGTGTTCAACGACAACGACGTGGCAGCCGTCTGCGCCATCTGCCGCAAACTCGACAGCAATGCACTGGCCATCGAGATCGCCGCCGCGCGGGTACGCACCTTTGGCGTCCAGGACCTGGTCGGCCTGCTCGACGGCAGTTTCCGCCTGCAAATGACCGGCCGGCGTACCGCCCTCGCCCGCCATCGCACCCTCAGTGCCACGCTGGACTGGACCTACTCAATGCTCAGTGGCGAGGAGCAGGCCATGTTGCGCCAACTGGCGGTGTTCACCGGCTCCTTCACCCTGGATGCGGTCAAGGCCATGACCGCCAGCAGCAGCCTGGACCCACGCAACGCCCTGCCGTTGCTCGAAAGCCTGATGGACAAATCGCTGTTGATTGCCGGTGAGGCGCAGTTGCTCAAACGCTATCGCCTGCTGGAAACCACCCGCGCCTATGCCCTGGAAAAGCTCGAAGAACACGGCGAAGTCAATTCCACCAGCCGGCGCCACGCCCACTATGCCCTCGGCGTTTTACAAGAAGCCGGGCAAACCCTGGACGGCCTGTCGCCCGACACCTGGATCGCCCTCTACGGCCCCGAAAACAGCACCATTCGCTCGGCTCTGGAATGGGCCTATTCCGCCAGCGGCGAGCTGCCCTTGGCCATCGAACTGACCCTGGGCGGCGTGCCGTTGTGGTTGCGCCTGTCGCGGGTCAGTGAGTGCCGCACCTGGGTCGACAAGGGCCTGGCGAGCGACGCCGTCGCACCCTTGGCCGTACGCCAGCGCATGCTGCTGCAAACCGCCCTGGCCAGCGTGCTGATGCTGACCTACGGCACCGGCGCAGAAATGCGCGAAGCCTGGCGCCAAGTCCGCGAAGATGCCCGCGACCTTGGTGATGCCGAACACAAAATGCGCGCCTTGTGGGGCCTGTGGACCGACCGCTGCGGCTGCAACCAATACACCGAAGCCCTGGAGCTGGCCGAGCGTTATATCGCCCTCAACAGCAGTGGCAACCAGCAATTGCTCGGCAAACGCATGCGCGCCGTGGCGCTGTTTCATATGGGCGACCTGCTGGGCGCGCGGCAAAATATCGATGAAGCCCTTGGCTCACCGTCGGCACCGCGCTCGCACATCATCGACGTGCATTTTGACCAACGCATTGCTGCCCGTTGCCTCAAGGCCAAGGTGCAACTGCTCGAAGGCGATGTCGACCCGGCGCTGCGCCTGATCGCCAGCTGCGTGGACGACGCCGTCAGCCTCGACCACCCCGCCACCCTCTGGTACACCCTGTGCCTGGGCGCTCTGCCGCTGGCGCTGTTGGCGTCCAACTTGCCAAAACTGCGCTATTACCTGGGCCTGCTGCAAAGCAGCACTGCCCGTCAGGACCTGCCGATCTGGCGGCAATTTCGGCTGTGCTTCGAGAACATCCTGCTGATCCGCGAGGGCTCGCCGGAAACGGGTGTACCGCAATTGGGCGAAGCGTTGCACCACCTGCAAAGCCAGGGTGACAGCCAGCTCTACAGCCTGCTTCGATGTGAATATGTCTTGGGCCTGGCGCGCCTGGGCCTGGAAAAACTGGCGTTGGAAGTGTTGGAAGACACGTTGCAATTGGCGGTTGGCCGCCATGAACGCTGGTTTGTGCCGCAGATGTTGCGGATCAAGGCGCAACTGATCTTGCGCCAGGGGAGCTATGGGGCGGTGGACAAGGCCAAGGTACTGCTGCGCCAGGCGTGGGTGGATGCGCAGTTGGCAGGGGCGCATTTTTGGCGGGCGCAGATTGCAACGGACTTGGCGCGGTTGCAGGAGCCTAAGTTGCGGATTGCGGCGTTGCCGCGGTTTCAGCATCGGTGA
- a CDS encoding DUF2282 domain-containing protein, with translation MKRPYAALAATFALSLSAFAAMAHADDAKPQEKCFGVALAGANDCAAGKGTSCAGTATADYQGNAWVLVDKGTCTQIKTPKGFGSLTEQP, from the coding sequence ATGAAGCGACCCTACGCGGCCCTTGCGGCCACTTTCGCCCTGTCCCTCAGCGCCTTTGCGGCGATGGCCCATGCCGACGACGCCAAGCCCCAGGAAAAATGTTTCGGCGTGGCCCTCGCCGGTGCCAATGACTGCGCCGCCGGCAAAGGCACCTCGTGCGCAGGCACCGCCACTGCCGATTACCAAGGCAACGCCTGGGTATTGGTCGACAAGGGCACCTGCACCCAGATCAAGACGCCCAAAGGCTTCGGCAGCCTGACGGAACAGCCGTGA